From Pongo pygmaeus isolate AG05252 chromosome 1, NHGRI_mPonPyg2-v2.0_pri, whole genome shotgun sequence, one genomic window encodes:
- the HES4 gene encoding transcription factor HES-4 isoform X2 yields the protein MAADTPGKPSASPMAGAPASASRTPDKPRSAAEHRKSSRHSKLEKADILEMTVRHLRSLRRVQVTAALSADPAVLGKYRAGFHECLAEVNRFLAGCEGVPADVRSRLLGHLAACLRQLGPSRRPASLSPAAPAEAPAPEVYAGRPLLPSLSGPFPLLAPPLLPGLTGALPAAPRAGPQGPGGPWRPWLR from the exons ATGGCCGCAGACACGCCGGGGAAACCGAGCGCCTCGCCGATGGCAGGAGCGCCGGCCAGCGCCAGCCGGACCCCAGACAAGCCCCGGAGCGCGGCCGAGCACCGCAAG AGCTCCCGCCACTCGAAGCTGGAGAAGGCGGACATCCTGGAGATGACGGTGAGACACCTGCGGAGCCTGCGTCGCGTGCAGGTGACGG CCGCGCTCAGCGCCGACCCCGCCGTCCTGGGCAAGTACCGCGCCGGCTTCCACGAATGTCTGGCGGAGGTGAACCGCTTCCTGGCCGGCTGCGAGGGCGTCCCGGCCGACGTGCGCTCCCGCCTGCTGGGCCACCTGGCAGCCTGCCTGCGCCAGCTGGGACCCTCCCGCCGCCCGGCCTCGCTGTCCCCGGCTGCCCCCGCAGAGGCCCCAGCGCCCGAGGTCTACGCGGGCCGCCCGCTGCTGCCATCGCTCAGCGGCCCCTTCCCTCTGCTCGCGCCGCCGCTGCTGCCGGGTCTGACCGGGGCGCTGCCCGCCGCCCCCAGGGCGGGGCCGCAGGGCCCGGGTGGGCCCTGGAGGCCGTGGCTGCGCTGA
- the HES4 gene encoding transcription factor HES-4 isoform X1 translates to MAADTPGKPSASPMAGAPASASRTPDKPRSAAEHRKSSKPVMEKRRRARINESLAQLKTLILDALRKESSRHSKLEKADILEMTVRHLRSLRRVQVTAALSADPAVLGKYRAGFHECLAEVNRFLAGCEGVPADVRSRLLGHLAACLRQLGPSRRPASLSPAAPAEAPAPEVYAGRPLLPSLSGPFPLLAPPLLPGLTGALPAAPRAGPQGPGGPWRPWLR, encoded by the exons ATGGCCGCAGACACGCCGGGGAAACCGAGCGCCTCGCCGATGGCAGGAGCGCCGGCCAGCGCCAGCCGGACCCCAGACAAGCCCCGGAGCGCGGCCGAGCACCGCAAG TCCTCCAAGCCGGTCATGGAGAAGCGGCGCCGAGCGCGCATTAACGAGAGCCTCGCTCAGCTCAAAACCCTCATCCTGGACGCCCTCAGAAAAGAG AGCTCCCGCCACTCGAAGCTGGAGAAGGCGGACATCCTGGAGATGACGGTGAGACACCTGCGGAGCCTGCGTCGCGTGCAGGTGACGG CCGCGCTCAGCGCCGACCCCGCCGTCCTGGGCAAGTACCGCGCCGGCTTCCACGAATGTCTGGCGGAGGTGAACCGCTTCCTGGCCGGCTGCGAGGGCGTCCCGGCCGACGTGCGCTCCCGCCTGCTGGGCCACCTGGCAGCCTGCCTGCGCCAGCTGGGACCCTCCCGCCGCCCGGCCTCGCTGTCCCCGGCTGCCCCCGCAGAGGCCCCAGCGCCCGAGGTCTACGCGGGCCGCCCGCTGCTGCCATCGCTCAGCGGCCCCTTCCCTCTGCTCGCGCCGCCGCTGCTGCCGGGTCTGACCGGGGCGCTGCCCGCCGCCCCCAGGGCGGGGCCGCAGGGCCCGGGTGGGCCCTGGAGGCCGTGGCTGCGCTGA